From Nitratidesulfovibrio vulgaris str. Hildenborough, a single genomic window includes:
- the fliM gene encoding flagellar motor switch protein FliM: MNKILAQDEVDALLRGLSGGEIESETDIQHDDSGIVPFDLANQDRIIRGRMPVLEIVNDRFARLCTNALSNAVRKRVELNPISIDMTKFGDFMRSLPVPTSINIFKMEPLRGNAIIVVDSRLVFALVENFFGGSGSQPKIEGREFTRIEQAIVDRVIHIALDNMEESWRPVHDVHLELVRSEINPQFAAIVPPSDVVVVITFEVELDSAIGSMVICLPYATIEPIRSKLHASFQTERLEVDHAWVARLKERLMETPVELKVRFGETKITGNQLLRLQVGDVLLLDTDTDDMLEVTIAGVTKFWGLGGTVKANKAFQIVKEEEPRYT, translated from the coding sequence ATGAACAAGATTCTGGCACAGGACGAGGTAGACGCCCTTCTGCGCGGTCTCTCCGGCGGAGAGATCGAGAGCGAGACGGACATACAGCATGATGACTCGGGCATCGTGCCCTTCGACCTTGCGAATCAGGATCGTATCATCCGTGGACGGATGCCCGTCCTCGAGATCGTCAACGACAGGTTCGCCCGGCTGTGCACCAATGCGCTCAGCAACGCGGTCCGCAAGCGTGTGGAACTGAATCCCATCTCCATCGACATGACCAAGTTCGGCGACTTCATGCGGTCGCTGCCCGTGCCCACCAGCATCAACATCTTCAAGATGGAACCGTTGCGCGGCAACGCCATCATCGTCGTCGACTCCCGGCTGGTGTTCGCACTGGTCGAGAACTTCTTCGGCGGGTCCGGTAGCCAGCCCAAGATAGAGGGTCGCGAGTTCACGCGCATCGAGCAGGCCATCGTGGACAGGGTGATTCATATCGCCCTCGACAACATGGAAGAGTCGTGGCGCCCCGTGCATGACGTGCACCTTGAACTGGTGCGTTCCGAGATCAACCCGCAATTCGCCGCCATCGTGCCGCCCAGTGACGTGGTGGTGGTCATCACCTTCGAGGTGGAACTCGACAGCGCCATCGGGTCCATGGTCATCTGCCTGCCCTATGCCACCATCGAGCCCATCCGTTCCAAGCTTCACGCCAGTTTCCAGACCGAACGCCTCGAAGTCGACCATGCATGGGTCGCCCGTCTGAAGGAACGCCTCATGGAGACGCCGGTGGAACTCAAGGTGCGCTTCGGCGAGACCAAGATCACAGGCAACCAGTTGCTGCGGCTTCAGGTGGGTGATGTGCTGCTGCTCGATACCGACACCGACGACATGCTCGAGGTGACCATCGCGGGCGTCACCAAATTCTGGGGGCTTGGCGGCACGGTCAAGGCCAACAAGGCGTTCCAGATCGTCAAGGAAGAGGAACCCCGCTACACGTGA